In Phycisphaerae bacterium, the following proteins share a genomic window:
- the nadA gene encoding quinolinate synthase NadA, translating to MREFDDRYAEIPQPELYERIRAAKEKLGGEVLILAHHYQPQETFQFADVTGDSLKLSEQAATAQDARYIVFCGVYFMAEVARTLCGQKQRVILPDFSAGCYLANTASAEALEQAWSHIGERFGGQKVVPVFYINSSAAIKAFCGRHDGVICTSGNASAVMSWALERGDIVLFAPDQHLGRNTAVAMGMALADTALYNPELPDGGMGQLHEQPRVILWPGCCNVHMYFTVDDIARVRREHPNVRVIVHPECRYEVVRAADMAGSTEAIIRAVEQSEDGSVWAVGTEKDMVDRLAEKMKGRKTVMNLSPLQTYCETMKRCTAARLLWVLENLAAGQVVNEVFVNEHQRHDALVALQRMLALRSENPGTIKR from the coding sequence ATGCGGGAGTTTGACGACCGATACGCGGAAATCCCCCAACCGGAGTTGTACGAACGGATCCGGGCGGCCAAGGAGAAGCTGGGCGGCGAGGTGCTGATCCTGGCCCACCACTACCAGCCGCAGGAGACGTTCCAGTTCGCGGACGTGACCGGCGACTCACTGAAGCTCTCGGAGCAGGCGGCCACCGCCCAGGACGCCCGGTACATCGTGTTCTGCGGCGTGTACTTCATGGCTGAGGTGGCGCGGACGCTCTGCGGGCAGAAGCAGCGGGTGATCCTGCCGGACTTTTCGGCTGGGTGCTACTTGGCCAATACCGCCTCAGCGGAGGCGCTGGAGCAGGCGTGGAGCCACATCGGCGAGCGCTTCGGCGGCCAGAAGGTCGTGCCGGTGTTCTACATCAACTCATCGGCGGCGATCAAGGCGTTCTGTGGGCGGCACGACGGGGTGATCTGCACGAGCGGAAACGCCTCAGCGGTGATGAGCTGGGCTCTGGAGCGGGGCGATATCGTCCTGTTCGCTCCGGACCAGCACCTGGGCCGCAACACGGCGGTGGCGATGGGCATGGCGCTGGCGGACACCGCCCTGTACAATCCGGAGCTGCCGGACGGCGGGATGGGCCAGCTTCACGAGCAGCCGCGGGTAATTTTGTGGCCCGGCTGCTGCAACGTGCACATGTACTTTACCGTCGATGACATCGCGCGGGTTCGCCGCGAGCATCCCAACGTCCGCGTTATCGTGCATCCCGAATGCCGGTATGAGGTGGTGCGGGCGGCGGACATGGCGGGCAGCACGGAGGCGATCATCCGCGCGGTCGAGCAGAGCGAGGACGGCAGCGTCTGGGCGGTCGGGACCGAGAAGGACATGGTCGATCGCCTGGCGGAGAAGATGAAGGGGCGCAAGACGGTGATGAACCTTTCGCCGCTGCAGACGTACTGCGAGACGATGAAGCGGTGCACGGCGGCGCGGCTGCTGTGGGTGCTGGAGAACCTGGCCGCCGGTCAGGTGGTCAACGAGGTGTTCGTGAACGAGCATCAGCGTCATGACGCGCTGGTCGCCCTGCAGCGGATGCTGGCACTGCGGTCGGAAAACCCCGGTACGATTAAGCGGTAG
- a CDS encoding ABC transporter permease: protein MRISTDISGRRLWAIVRREFNEIIRDPLYMTLALLVPAFILVTFGFGLVLDIEHVPTGVLDRDDTRLSRTYVDAVAASESFDVVQRYSDFPTMEEDLRAGRIRAAVIVPQGFERDYHHGRQGEVQFIIDGVIPVRAEITRTFAESIHQQFLGSLNEGRWHLPHLGRGSVDISARIEFNSELRSANFIVPGLIATTLMYYPALLTTLSIVREKESQTILSLYCSPISKAELLLGKLLPYLMISLVNAVVLMGLALYVFEVPFRGSLALVAFATVLYLFATCSVGMLISVLVNTQVAAILVTMVTTLLPSFLYTGFFTPLSASKWSIWLIGRFLPTTYYLDILRGVFLKGTGWSMNWPTLTTLAVYSIVLYWISFKCFSKRIR from the coding sequence ATGCGAATTTCCACCGATATCAGCGGCAGACGGCTTTGGGCCATCGTGCGGCGCGAGTTCAACGAGATCATTCGCGACCCGCTGTACATGACGTTGGCGCTGCTGGTGCCGGCGTTCATCCTGGTGACGTTCGGGTTCGGACTGGTGCTGGACATCGAGCACGTACCGACGGGCGTGCTGGATCGCGACGACACGCGGCTGAGCCGGACGTACGTGGACGCGGTGGCGGCGTCGGAGAGTTTCGACGTGGTTCAGCGGTACAGCGACTTTCCGACGATGGAGGAGGACCTGCGGGCCGGACGGATCCGGGCGGCGGTGATCGTGCCGCAGGGTTTCGAGCGGGACTACCATCACGGGCGTCAGGGCGAGGTGCAGTTCATCATTGACGGGGTGATTCCGGTGCGGGCGGAGATCACCCGGACGTTCGCTGAGAGCATCCACCAGCAATTCCTCGGGTCGCTCAACGAGGGCCGCTGGCACCTGCCGCATCTGGGCCGCGGATCGGTGGACATCAGCGCCCGGATCGAGTTCAACTCGGAGCTTCGCAGCGCGAACTTCATCGTGCCCGGACTGATCGCGACCACGCTGATGTACTATCCGGCGTTGCTGACGACGTTGAGCATCGTGCGGGAAAAGGAGTCGCAGACGATTTTGTCGCTGTACTGCTCGCCGATCAGCAAAGCGGAGCTGCTGCTGGGCAAACTGCTGCCGTATCTGATGATTTCGCTGGTCAACGCGGTGGTCCTGATGGGTTTGGCGTTGTACGTCTTTGAGGTGCCGTTTCGGGGGAGTCTGGCGCTGGTGGCGTTCGCGACGGTGCTGTACCTGTTCGCCACGTGTTCGGTGGGCATGCTGATCTCGGTGCTGGTCAACACGCAGGTGGCGGCGATTCTGGTGACGATGGTGACCACGCTGCTGCCGTCGTTTCTGTACACGGGTTTTTTCACGCCGCTGAGCGCTTCGAAGTGGTCGATCTGGCTGATCGGACGTTTTTTGCCGACGACGTACTATCTGGACATCCTGCGCGGCGTGTTCCTCAAGGGGACCGGATGGTCGATGAACTGGCCGACGCTGACCACGCTGGCCGTCTATTCGATCGTGCTGTACTGGATTTCGTTCAAGTGTTTCAGCAAGCGGATCAGGTGA
- a CDS encoding ABC transporter permease: MRTMALVKKEFLQFWRDPVLMVVVLWVFTVDVFVCARNFSLDIMGFPIAVCDMDCSQASSTLLSHLQSPRFRIVESIANYSQIDRLLLSSKALVVIVVDADFSRDLARGQQGKVQLVFDGTNSNSAALAMGNISNIFSRVPLKTAVSLDELEQTMPLAVRPRVWFNQNLDTAWFVGLVELFCSISMVAMLLPAAALVREKEYGTVEQLLVSPVHPWQIMAAKIIPMTLLVL, encoded by the coding sequence ATGCGGACAATGGCCCTGGTCAAGAAGGAGTTTCTGCAGTTCTGGCGCGACCCCGTGCTGATGGTGGTGGTGCTGTGGGTGTTCACGGTGGACGTGTTCGTCTGCGCGCGAAACTTCTCGCTGGACATCATGGGCTTTCCCATCGCGGTCTGCGACATGGACTGTTCACAGGCCAGCAGCACGCTGTTGAGCCACCTGCAGTCACCGCGATTTCGCATCGTCGAATCCATCGCCAACTACTCGCAGATCGACCGCCTGCTGCTGTCGAGCAAGGCTTTGGTGGTGATCGTGGTGGACGCCGATTTTTCGCGTGACCTGGCCCGCGGGCAGCAGGGCAAGGTGCAGTTGGTCTTTGACGGAACCAACTCGAACAGCGCCGCGCTGGCGATGGGCAACATCTCGAATATCTTCTCACGGGTGCCGCTGAAGACGGCGGTGAGCCTCGACGAGTTGGAGCAAACGATGCCGCTGGCGGTTCGACCGCGGGTCTGGTTCAATCAGAACCTGGATACGGCGTGGTTCGTCGGGCTGGTGGAGCTGTTCTGCTCGATTTCGATGGTGGCGATGTTGTTGCCCGCAGCCGCCCTGGTACGTGAGAAGGAGTACGGCACGGTCGAGCAGCTTCTGGTCAGCCCGGTCCATCCGTGGCAGATCATGGCGGCCAAGATCATTCCGATGACGCTGCTGGTGCT